The window ATTAGAATGAAAACCGGGTACTCAATGGTGAGGACTGCATCAAGgttaaataaatagatataaaGTGCTGTCTATTTATTTAACCTTAATTCAATCCTCACCATCAAATGGAATTTAGTTTCCTCAAAAACAACCTTAGAAGGTATTAAAAATTCTAGCTACAGTGGCTAGGAAGCTCAGCTGTCTTATAATGATGAAATAATGTGTTGATTTTGGCAGAAACCTGATGAATAAATGATTTTAAATTGGTTATTCCATTCATCCGTTTTCTGCTGCGTATCCGGGTCCAGGTCACATTGATTTCATAAATTACATCATTAGGAATTAATGTTACACACTGCTGGGAAGTACTGGAAAAAtgtgatataataataaataagcctAGATCATTTGGTCCCTACTGGTATTCCATTGTACTTTTATACTTTGGCTTGAATGTGTTTTCATTCTATGTGGCGTTAAAAAAGGTCGAATCATTCTCCAGCTGTGATTCATGTGGGAAAGAAACAGGATTTTGTAGCTAACATACAGATGGACGGAACATTGATGCTGCCAGAGTTATCAAATAATATCACTCTGTAATATCAAGCTCTGTCATTCAGAGCGTTTACTCATGATAAAAGACCAAACATTCATGAGCTCAGTAAATCAATGAAGAGACAAAAATAGTCTAGGTCACtccttttaataattattataatttaaaTAAGTTATCCTGTAATAAAGAAGAGCACAATATAATGTGATTTAGTGTCAAATATTAGATAATACTTAAGTGTTTGCAAAACTATTCAGGTagtatttttaaaatacaatctGAATTCTTTGCCTGTTCAGACATCTATAACAAGACGGGTCCAGTCAAGCTGATCTGCTGGTCTCCTGACTACAGCGTTGCCATGGTTACATGGGAGTGTGGTGGCCTATCGCTGTGGAGTGTCTTCGGAGCCCACCTCATCTGCACTCTGGGAGAGGATTTTGCGTAagtggacggacacacacacacacacacacacacacacacacacacacacacactaatgtacTGATAGACGCACTCCATGTAATGCAAATTCATATCAATTTATATATTCTTCTTGCTTTTTtatatgttgtattttttttgtcctcCCCTCAGGTATCGCTCTGATGGTACCAAGAAGGACCCTATTAAAATTAGCTCTATGGCAAGTGGATTTATTTAATACATAACATAAAAGGGACATTTCAATATAAAACTCTTgatttgtaaagcacatttaagaGATTTAAGGTTACAGAAATGATTATAAATAATGGCAGGTAATTAGTTGGCAAAAttaaaagcacaggtgttgtGGTTATGTTAAGATTCAGTACCTACTGAATCCTGTTATTTACAAGCAAATTGTTTTTCATTGAAGTGAAACAGAGGTAACATAGGCTGTGTAATTTTATTCCAATAAGAATAatgagactttttttctttattgcatGCTTTATTGtgcatatttaaatgatttctctACATGTTGGTAGTTTGCCTGTtacatgtaaaatgtatttttgttatacCATTGTGTGCATACTGACTGACTTGCACTCTGCCCTTTCCAGTGCTGGGGAGCAGAGGGCTACCACCTATGGGTGCTCCCGAACAAACCGGAGAGGGGAAGGCAGGAGGAACAGCagcaagaagaggaggagatggtCACACCTCCCCACCCCTCCCTGCAGGCCGGCATACTGCAGTTCCACTTTATTAAGAGTGCCCTCACAGTCAACCCCTGCACGGTGAGTGCAAACATACTGCAAGTTTTGTgaatacacacacgcatgcacgcacactcaaacacacacacacacacacacacacgcattaaACATTAATGTTCTGTTTGTTCCTCTCTCGGCTGTACAGAGTAACCAGGAGCAGGTGTTGCTCCATGGTGAAGACCGCCTCTACCTGACCTGTGGTGACCCCTCGCAGGTCCACAGCACCTCTGACACACATccgcacacacacttacacccACACGATGGCAGCCCGCTGCACCACCCCCCCAACCccgactcctctctctctcagggacTAAGCACTTTATTGGGACACAAGCACTGGCATGTGGTCCAGGTAAGGATGTGCATTCATCACACCTGGTTTGATGGGATTTATGCAACAGGGACAAAATTTCTTGCGAGCATATTATATGTCAGTGCAGCCCCAGGCCATCCTGTAGAATCCGCAACAGAGGCTgcgattgttttcattattaattattcTGCTAACAGTCTAAAACCCCCAAATATTCAATTTCATGTAATGTAAGACGAGGAAATGCAACACATGATGAAAAGCAGGAACCAtcaaatatttggcattttagcTAATCGATCATCAAAAAGATTTTCTGCAAGCTTCCAGTATGAGATAGACAACGAGCTGTACTGATTGTAAAGAGCCCAATGGTGATGCCTAACACCTGTCCTGGGGCTTTATTTAACAAGTGCCTTGATCTTgcctgtgtgtatatagttCAATGGAGACAAGGTTTAGTCTATTATCTTGTATTTCTCAtagtatttttgtattcctctagATTCACAGCACATACCTAGAGAGCAACTGGCCTATACGGGTAAGTATGGgaacatgtgtgtttgtaattTTGCCTCCTAGTCCACTAGGTCAAGTGTCAGGACAGCTGTTAGTCATAGAACCGTGTGTTAAATCGTTTATGCAATTATCCCCCATGGGTATTCAACTTGAACTTTCTGGCTTTGAATGTGATGTTATGTGTGGGACACATAGGCATCTGGTGCCATAAACATTTATTACAGTTATTTACTCAGGCCACATGTGAGCTCAGACTCTAGAAGCTGTCATAGTCCAGAGTCTACAAAGCAGTAATGTTTACATAGTAAACAAATTTTGCTGCGTTCACAAGTGTATGTACATAAGCAGAATTATTGTTATACAAGGTGTGGGAGGAATAGCTGCTGTTGTGAGCCTATAAAGCCCATTTCTTTTTAGTAGATAGCTATACAAAAAACGTGACTTGTCAGTATACTGGCAGTTAATAAAAATGGCCataaaactgtgtttatttttgtgtttgtattctgTGTCAATACCTGAcattatatttgtgtgtgtgtgtacagtttgcAGCCATAGATACAGCAGGCCAGTGCATGGCTGTAGCAGGGAGGCGGGGCTTTGCACACTACTCCTTATTCACGAGGAAATGGAAGCTGTTTGGAAACATCACTCAGGTATGTGACATTGTAGACTGGAAGATAATAACCCTCTTGTAATGGCTTCCGTACAATTATCAATGAACAACTGGTGACTTACTTTGAAAGAATTCTGACATGGCACCAGGATCTACATCCTTGGTGCAATATATGCCATCATGTAGTCTGCACAGCTAGCTTCTCTATCACAATCTAGCTGTCAAAATACTATTAAAATAGAGTATTTTAGGgtaaagttttattttatttccagtTGTGTTTTGTGCCCAAGTAAATAATGTTAACGTGTTTGCATTTTTCTGTAGGAGCAGAACATGACGGTTACGGGAGGTCTGGCTTGGTGGAAGGACTTTGTGGTGGTGGCCTGTTACAATTTTATAGACCAGCAAGAGCAGGTGAGACTGAAGCACCACTTCTTGTTTCTCATAAATTCCactatttctttctatttatAGTGGTTTTAGTTTTGTTACATTCATTAGGACGCTTCCCTCTGTTCTCCCTCTGTTGACACTAGTTGAGGCTCTATCAACGCTCATCCAACCTGGACAACGCCTTTGCATCCGTGACTAAGCTGCAATCAGACACTCTGTTGCTCAATGTCTTCAGAGACATGATCATCCTGTTCAGAGCTGACTGCTCCATCTGCCTCTATAGCATAGAGAGGAGGAACGACAGGTGGGCTCCTGTGTACACGCATTACACTTTCAGTCTTCAACTCCACATCACTCGCTATCGTATACCTGACATTGATCTTTTCCCAGGATAATCTCATGTGTTTGCATTCTGCCAGGCCTTCATTTTTGTCCAACTTTGtcctgtagtttttttttagtttttttttacttggaaCATATTTGCTTTTTGTGCCTTGTAACAGTAAGAATGATGAGGCCTGATGGATTATACATACTAAACCTTTACCCAGTGTTTTGACAATTTATTTCTAAGTAAGGATTGGCCAAACTTCTTTTGATAAACTGGATACTATTCTTCCTTTCAAACACTCTAGTACCAGGGAAATCCTTGGCACCAGTAGTCATAATAGTGTTAGGTAATAGTGTTACTTAGCCACATTTTCCCTTGGGAAAAGAGGCTTTTAGTAAAACCTATTGACCTAAAACCCCATCACATGACAGAACTGGGCCCCAGCGGAATATACATTGTTTTGATGCCTATGAACCTTTTTAAAACCGATTTCTGCTTACTGCAATTTAGTGACCTTTATTTCCAGTCAAGTACATTGAATTAATTGATTCCAGGAACCTCcctgaataaaatatttaagcTGCATCAAGTTGTTTGCCAGCATTTTGTAACATTGGCTGCGTAGACTTTCAAAGAAAATGAGATTCTGCTTAGCAGTCACACGCTGTTGCCTCTCATACTGAAAGCTGTTTTCAAAAACCTTAGAGTTAAAGTCACCAATTCTTagtcttcatttgttttgtgcatTAGTGTTTTTACCTGGAAGTCATGATTCTGTTTTTATAATATGTTCACCTCTATTTAATATTGCAGTCCACACCCGACAGCCAGCGTGGAGTTGTTGCAGGAGGTGTCAATGTCTCGCTACATCCCTCACCCTGCCCTCGTGGTTTCTGTCACACTCACCTCTGTGCGCACAGAGACTGGCATCACATTGAAAGCCCCGCAGCAggtaacacacatacagtacacacacacacacacacacacacacctacgctGACCTATACGGTCTCTATAGGTTGCATGTGCAttcatgttttatgtgtgtgtgtttccatctcaggcctgcatggcagagagCATCATGTTGAATCTGGCTGGCCAGTTGATCATGCTACAGAGGGACCGTTCAGGACCGCAGGTACGAGAGAAGGAGACGCCTGCCAACAACAAGAAGCTGGTGAGTTCGAACAATAAGCAATGCAGTGGTGGTTCCTGGTCTCAGGTTAGACTTGTGTGTTGTGCACCAGTGCgtcaagtactttttttttctgtgctcttGCTAAAACAACATGCAGGGAAAAAGGAGAACTAATACTAATGCAACCCTCTTCAGTTTTACAAATAATTAAAGTTGTACAACATTTTACCCCGTGTTCAAGCTGCCGACCTCTAGGGTAAATGTTGATAAGAAATCACAATATCACTGGCGCATTCAATGTCCAGGCCgctatttcacaaaagcagaatttataaatccaggataactgataaagcgaggcttgacctagtctaatcagTGCGTCCTGGCTTTGTGCGTTTCACCAcagccaagccaggctgaggaggtaggactaggtcgagccaggatgAAGTAATTTGGATAGATGTGCGTTCACAGCTTTCTTTTTACAGAccgcgaggtcgatcacagatttactgatgctgaAATGgagaatatgtgtgtgcatgctttacacagtgtgagcagcagcttcttatgAAAGTTTGATGAAGTCTTAATTATCACTTTCAAGgagttaggctactaatcatttgcacaaattaacagttgtacattttgcCTTACAAGTGAGcagaatggtttcagttaagagcagtgtttcgaaaatgtacatttttagaCTTTTAGATCATTCAGTCCGTTAATTCGCTATTATCTGCCACACTTTTTCTCGCTGTTTTATTACAGCGGCCGAGTATCCTTCTTCCCATATATGCTTTGCTTCTTTGTATATATtgacacagaaaagaaaaacactacaTAAATGAAACTTTGAAATctaaaaactatgaaaataatttagTGATAAATtcaatgcacactgtaaacatgactgtaacacagagtatgctgagtgaacagaaaaggcaccaggattaataaatcctggctgttagcctggtcgggaccaggctagctgcacagaataaatctccatggtaacttatCTGCCTCTGCTTTCATGAAACTGAGTTAAGTCTAAATTCATCAACGATAACTGGGAAATCCTGGTTTAATCTGCTATCTAGGTTTTGTGGAATAGCCCTCTGGTGATCTTGATGCTGGCCTGATGATTTATCTAATTGAGGTGCTAGTTTTTTCAGATCTGTAGCCTTTGGCGTCACTGTCACGCAGTAACCAGAGATCAGCACTGTTCACTGCTCAATTCTGTGAGATAATATGACTGTTGGAGTTAGTTATAATCTTTTAGGTCTACAACTAAAGCAGCATGTTATTGTTATGGTGCGATGGaaatatgtattattaaatCCCTATTACAATTTTTCTTTCTCCCCTAGCTACCATTTTGTCCTCCGGTGGTGCTGGCCCAGTGTGTGGAGAATGTGTGGACCACCTGTCGCTCCAACAGGAAGAAGCGCCACCTGCTGGAGGCCCTGTGGTTGTCCTGCGGTGAGGCGGGCATGAAAGTCTGGCTGCCGCTGTTTCCCCGAGACCATCGCAAGCCCCACTCCTTTCTCTCCAGGCGCATCATGCTGCCCTTCCACATCAACATCTACCCGCTGGCTGTGCTTTTCGAGGATGCCCTGGTACTGGGGGCAACCAATGAGACTGTGCTCTACGATGGGCTGCAGGGATCCTCTGAGCCTCTGGAGGCGCTGTTCCCCTACTGCACCGTAGAGAGGACCTCCCAGATCTACCTCCATCACATCCTGAGGCAGCTGCTGGTCCGCAACCTTGGTGAACAGGTATGTGGAGCCTCCTGTCTCATACTAGGGCGGAAAACAGATACAAAACACTTCACTTAGACAAACTTTAGTCTTTGCATTCTGTGGACCGTGTATGTGAATACAACAGTTCCATATTTTGATCATATCATGAGGCCTTTGATTGTTTGCACACCTACAAAGTCCATTCTTTCCTTCTGTCTAATCTTCTTCCTTCCATTCATTCTCTCCCACAGGCTTTGATGCTGGCTCAGTCATGTGCCTCCCTCCCCTACTTCCCGCATGTCATGGAGCTGATGGTGCACGTCGTGCTGGAAGAAGAGGCAACATCGCGGGAGCCCATCCCCGACCCTCTGCTGCCCACCGTGGCCAAGTTCATCACCGAGTTccccctcttcctccagacCATCGTCCACTGTGCCAGGAAGACGGAGTACGCCCTGTGGAACTACCTGTTTGCCGCTGTGGGAAACCCCAAAGATCTGTTTGAGGAGTGTCTCATGGCTCAGGACCTGGACACAGCAGCCTCCTATCTGATTATACTGCAGGTAgtgacacactgacacaacatgcacatattctgtttttattgcagGGATTATCAGACATTTTCAGCCTAGGACAGAAGTATAAAAAGGTCTCATTCATAGATTCATAAAATCATTGTGCATACCTGACTAAATCTGTTGAGGGTGTCATAAAATGTTCCCAGCCTTCATCTTTCTCAGTCGCTTCCATCTGTCCCTTCTTGTGTCCCGTCCCTCTCTGTAAAGAACATGGAGGTCCCAGCAGTGAGCAGACAACACGCCACTCTACTCTTTAACACGGCGCTTGAGCAGGGCAAATGGGACCTCTGCCGGCACATGATCCGATTCCTCAAAGCCATTGGCTCTGGGGAGATGGAGACTCCGCCCCCAACACCCACCACTCAGGTAGAGAACTTTAAATGATCCCTACGAATATTATTTCCTCTGCTTGCCACTTTTCTTCGACTCTGTCTAATAGATCAGTCAAGGAAAAGTTAGGTAATCAGATTTTCCACCAAATGAAGGTGAAATTGACATGTTTTCCATTTCAGCAAATCTGAAACCCCATCAGGCTTTGTACCCACAACCATTATGCTATGCTGTAAACATGAAATGGTaaactgtgtgtctctgtctttagGAACCCAGCTCAACTGGCGGTTTTGAGTTCTTCAGAAATCGAAGTATCAGTTTGTCGCAGTCGGCAGATGCCATCACTACGGGCAAGTTCAACCTGCAGAAGACCTTCAGTATGCCCTCTGGACCATCATCTAAAGggtatggacacacacacacacacacacacacacacacacagacacagacacacacacacacagaataacgTAGCTTGTGAACCAGTATGTTTTGTTCAAAATGGCCTCACTGTAACATCAAAATGTTtccacattttctttctctgtctctccttcctgtGTTCATTTCTGTCAGTCGAGATGCGGAGTGTGCAGAGAACATGTATATTGACATGATGCTCTGGCGCCACGCCCGCCACCTCCTGGAGCAGGTACGCCTCCGCGACCTGGGTTGCTTCTCTGCACAGCTGGGCTTCGAACTCATCGGCTGGTTGTGTCGCGAACGAAACCGCGTGGCCCGCGTTGAGGATTTTGTTTCTGCGTTGAAGAGACTCCATAAGGATTTTCTCTGGCCCTTCCCTGTTATTCCTGTGGGCAGCATCAGCTCGCCTCTGAAGAACGGACGGTGTCGCACAGGTGAGGATTCAGGCAATACAGACGCTGTCTAGGAAACTGACCAAACCTCAATCAGTCTGTTTGGTGTTGTTGCTAAAAGCACACAGGAAGGGATTAACCCATAAATACTTGAAAATGTACATCATCAATAAGAACATTTTTAACTGGGGTTTCTGCTTCCCCAGCTCACAATACTTATGGCTctaatattgtaatattataaataatatttcatggtgtttttgttgttgttactcTTAAGTGCTGAGCACGCGACTGTTGAAGTCTCAGTCAGCTGACAGCCTGTTGAACAGCGACATGGACACAGCGCCCCCTCAGGCAGCTTCCAGCAACCTCACCTGGCTGGACGGGCTCGACCAGAGGGCCAAAGACATGGACACGGCCTCGTCTGCTCACTCCAACCAACACTCGCCGCAGACACATGATGCGTTCCTGTCCCTGCTCACCAACAAAGGTACCAAGACTCAAAACACTTCATGCTTGTCCAACTATTAACATATATAAAAGAAACTCACCCATTGTCACCAGCTTTCCATAGCCCTCCTGAAGACATGccattgt is drawn from Sander vitreus isolate 19-12246 chromosome 16, sanVit1, whole genome shotgun sequence and contains these coding sequences:
- the ric1 gene encoding guanine nucleotide exchange factor subunit RIC1 isoform X1 yields the protein MYFLTGWPRRLLCPLRSEEEPFHIQPSSQRFYFAVLSETQLSIWFSRPSVLIVSYIESAKAAAQFGFYQKAEWKPDDSMIAVATAKGYILLFDVLGGGDDKSLYEPVYPKGSPRVKVTPGYKEEQCAPALSLEMKKPVDLEAPITSLQSLPEDLLVCTADGYLHVLHWDGLGCNGRKAICLTTIPFSLDLQSARGGPSLDLEGVYIRCMEYCVTLDGFAVVLSDGRLGFITPLSNTITADQLQGVWAADVTDGTCVAVNNKYRLMAFGCASGSVLVYMIDTTTGSMQLSHKLELTPKHYPDIYNKTGPVKLICWSPDYSVAMVTWECGGLSLWSVFGAHLICTLGEDFAYRSDGTKKDPIKISSMCWGAEGYHLWVLPNKPERGRQEEQQQEEEEMVTPPHPSLQAGILQFHFIKSALTVNPCTSNQEQVLLHGEDRLYLTCGDPSQVHSTSDTHPHTHLHPHDGSPLHHPPNPDSSLSQGLSTLLGHKHWHVVQIHSTYLESNWPIRFAAIDTAGQCMAVAGRRGFAHYSLFTRKWKLFGNITQEQNMTVTGGLAWWKDFVVVACYNFIDQQEQLRLYQRSSNLDNAFASVTKLQSDTLLLNVFRDMIILFRADCSICLYSIERRNDSPHPTASVELLQEVSMSRYIPHPALVVSVTLTSVRTETGITLKAPQQACMAESIMLNLAGQLIMLQRDRSGPQVREKETPANNKKLLPFCPPVVLAQCVENVWTTCRSNRKKRHLLEALWLSCGEAGMKVWLPLFPRDHRKPHSFLSRRIMLPFHINIYPLAVLFEDALVLGATNETVLYDGLQGSSEPLEALFPYCTVERTSQIYLHHILRQLLVRNLGEQALMLAQSCASLPYFPHVMELMVHVVLEEEATSREPIPDPLLPTVAKFITEFPLFLQTIVHCARKTEYALWNYLFAAVGNPKDLFEECLMAQDLDTAASYLIILQNMEVPAVSRQHATLLFNTALEQGKWDLCRHMIRFLKAIGSGEMETPPPTPTTQEPSSTGGFEFFRNRSISLSQSADAITTGKFNLQKTFSMPSGPSSKGRDAECAENMYIDMMLWRHARHLLEQVRLRDLGCFSAQLGFELIGWLCRERNRVARVEDFVSALKRLHKDFLWPFPVIPVGSISSPLKNGRCRTVLSTRLLKSQSADSLLNSDMDTAPPQAASSNLTWLDGLDQRAKDMDTASSAHSNQHSPQTHDAFLSLLTNKVEEYSVGSATDLTETSSVVDGDWTMVDENSSTLSLSQAELEHISMELANKGPHKSQVQLRYLLHVFMEAGCLEWCVVIGLILRDANVIKQVIGFLDSPEVPQETVQSVRNGLLAVDTWVSTDCLGYKPFLHLIQPQLQELMDSAAEQVQPESFQPTGQSSKLSGSEGLGGAAIPRPEDSRGVAAPLGLALPSLEPAGGFPRPPSEDCPPEQTEEQGEEEGAYDCTLS
- the ric1 gene encoding guanine nucleotide exchange factor subunit RIC1 isoform X2 → MYFLTGWPRRLLCPLRSEEEPFHIQPSSQRFYFAVLSETQLSIWFSRPSVLIVSYIESAKAAAQFGFYQKAEWKPDDSMIAVATAKGYILLFDVLGGGDDKSLYEPVYPKGSPRVKVTPGYKEEQCAPALSLEMKKPVDLEAPITSLQSLPEDLLVCTADGYLHVLHWDGLGCNGRKAICLTTIPFSLDLQSARGGPSLDLEGVYIRCMEYCVTLDGFAVVLSDGRLGFITPLSNTITADLQGVWAADVTDGTCVAVNNKYRLMAFGCASGSVLVYMIDTTTGSMQLSHKLELTPKHYPDIYNKTGPVKLICWSPDYSVAMVTWECGGLSLWSVFGAHLICTLGEDFAYRSDGTKKDPIKISSMCWGAEGYHLWVLPNKPERGRQEEQQQEEEEMVTPPHPSLQAGILQFHFIKSALTVNPCTSNQEQVLLHGEDRLYLTCGDPSQVHSTSDTHPHTHLHPHDGSPLHHPPNPDSSLSQGLSTLLGHKHWHVVQIHSTYLESNWPIRFAAIDTAGQCMAVAGRRGFAHYSLFTRKWKLFGNITQEQNMTVTGGLAWWKDFVVVACYNFIDQQEQLRLYQRSSNLDNAFASVTKLQSDTLLLNVFRDMIILFRADCSICLYSIERRNDSPHPTASVELLQEVSMSRYIPHPALVVSVTLTSVRTETGITLKAPQQACMAESIMLNLAGQLIMLQRDRSGPQVREKETPANNKKLLPFCPPVVLAQCVENVWTTCRSNRKKRHLLEALWLSCGEAGMKVWLPLFPRDHRKPHSFLSRRIMLPFHINIYPLAVLFEDALVLGATNETVLYDGLQGSSEPLEALFPYCTVERTSQIYLHHILRQLLVRNLGEQALMLAQSCASLPYFPHVMELMVHVVLEEEATSREPIPDPLLPTVAKFITEFPLFLQTIVHCARKTEYALWNYLFAAVGNPKDLFEECLMAQDLDTAASYLIILQNMEVPAVSRQHATLLFNTALEQGKWDLCRHMIRFLKAIGSGEMETPPPTPTTQEPSSTGGFEFFRNRSISLSQSADAITTGKFNLQKTFSMPSGPSSKGRDAECAENMYIDMMLWRHARHLLEQVRLRDLGCFSAQLGFELIGWLCRERNRVARVEDFVSALKRLHKDFLWPFPVIPVGSISSPLKNGRCRTVLSTRLLKSQSADSLLNSDMDTAPPQAASSNLTWLDGLDQRAKDMDTASSAHSNQHSPQTHDAFLSLLTNKVEEYSVGSATDLTETSSVVDGDWTMVDENSSTLSLSQAELEHISMELANKGPHKSQVQLRYLLHVFMEAGCLEWCVVIGLILRDANVIKQVIGFLDSPEVPQETVQSVRNGLLAVDTWVSTDCLGYKPFLHLIQPQLQELMDSAAEQVQPESFQPTGQSSKLSGSEGLGGAAIPRPEDSRGVAAPLGLALPSLEPAGGFPRPPSEDCPPEQTEEQGEEEGAYDCTLS